The Effusibacillus lacus genome includes the window TTACCGTTCAAGAAGAGATCGGGCTTCGGGGGGCCGGGCCGGTGGCCTATCGTGTGAATCCCGATATGGCCGTTGTAGTGGAAGGGACGATCTGTTTTGATGTGGTGGGCGCACCGGGTCACGGCCGGGGAACGGTAATGGGAGCCGGACCTGCCCTGTCGGTCATCGACTCAACCACCATTGCCAACCGGGAAATGCTGACCCATATGATTCAAGTTGCGGAAGCCGAGCAGGTCCCCTATCAACTGCGAAGAGTAAGCGGGGGAGGCAACGATGCGGGAAGAATTCACAATGTCCGGGGAGGCGTCATGACAGCGGTTGTATCTGTTCCAACCCGTTACATTCATGCTCCTTCCCAGATTATCAGCCTTGATGATTATGAGAATACAATCCGGTTAATCGAAGCATTCTTGCGAAGCGTGGAGAAAGGAGGTTTGCAAGCTCAATGAAAGAGTTGATCATGAAACTGGCTACCGCATCGGGTCCGGCTGGTGCTGAAAAGCATATCCGGGAGATTCTGACGGAACTCCTTGAGCCGTACGTTGACAGAATTGAAACGGATGTGCTGGGCAATCTGATAGCGCGCAAAAAGGGCGCAACCAATAACTCCAAAACGGTTCTGTTGGAAGCAAACATGGATGAACCGGGAATCATGTCCATACACGTAGACCCCCAAGGATTCATTCGCATCGTCCCGGTGGGGGAGCTGAGCCCGGTCCGGTTGATTGGCGAAAGAGTGCGCTTTACCAATCGGCTCTGGGGTGTTGTGGGTGTGGAAGGCAACAAGGCGCCAAAAGACATCACCTTTGCTGACTTGTATGTGGATATCGGTGCGGAATCACAAGCGGATGCCGAGCGACGGCTGCCCATCGGAACTGCGGCAGTGATTGACAAAGGTGCGTTTGAATTGGGCGAGAATAGAGTTGCGGGCAAATCCCTGGACAACCGGGTTGGTTGTGCCGTGATTGTGGATGTTATTTCCAAGTTGGGTGACTGTGAACACAACCTGATAGTTGTATTGGCTTCCCAGAAAGAAGTGGGATCTCGCGGAATCAGGACTGCCGCCTTTAACACCAACGCCGATTTTGCTTTGTCAGTCGGCACGGCAGCAGCCGGGGACATGCCCAACGCGGAACGCAGCAACCTGCAGTTGGGGAGAGGTCCTGCCATCAAAGTGATGGATCGTGGAATTGTCGTTCCGCCCGCCATCAAACAGATCCTGATTGACGCCGCCAAACGTGCCAACATTGACTTCCAATTGGAGATATCCCCGGAAGGAACCAGCGATGCCGGTCAGATCCTGCTTACCAAAGGCGGAATTCCAACGGGAGCCGTCTCGGTTCCGGTCCGTTACCGGGGAACACCGGCACAGGTAGTCGATATAAGGGATGTTGAGCAAACGTCGCGGCTTGTCCTGGAAGCGTTGAAAAAACTGTGATGAGGGAGATGCTGTCGGTTCCCGACAGCATCAAGAACCCAATAACGGCACAGGGTGCCGTTATTCCCTTCTCCCAAGGGTCTTTGGCTCGCAATAACGGCACAGGGTACCGTTATTCCTTTCACCCGGAGTTGCTTAACGGCATGGAGTGCCGTTATCATTTCACCCGGAGTTGCTTAGCGGCACAGGGTACCGTTATCATTTCAGCCGGGGCCGCTTAGCGGCAAGGAGTGCCGTTATGTCTATAGGTCAGGGCTAAAGGATTAACTCCTTGCCCTCCATATTTAATTTGAAAGATCGAATACGCACTATGCCGCTTGCGGCACTTAGCCACTTTTTATCTACGAGACTGTGCAGTAGCTTCCTCGCATGCCTGTCTTTTATCCCAAGCCCTTCGCAAACATCCAATGGTGTGATGGGGCGACCTAACCTGAAAGCCAGCCGCACTATCTCTTTTTCTCTTGCTGTGAGTCGATCGTCACTGACTTCAAAACCGAGCCATTTCCCTATGAGTTGCTGAATCGTTTGCTGGCAGTAGCGCGGTTTCTTGCTGATATCATCGTAGGAAAAGCGTAGTACCCACCAGCCATCAATGATGAGATAATTCTGCCTCATCAAATGGTCTGCAAACTGAGTCTGAGTTAAATCCCGCCAATGGGGGCCGTAGCCGTCGATTTCGATGGCAACCCGGAAAGTGGAACGGATATAAGCAAAATCAAGGTACCGATAGCCGTCTTTGAAATCCGATACCTCATATTGGGGATAGAGATTATTGAAATTCCCGAAGGCCTGCCACCAAACCTTCTTCAAAAAAAGAGTTTCTGCATGTCCAAGCCCCTCGTTTAACCGTCGAAGGCGTTCGCCTGTACTTCTTTCCAGATGAAGTTGTAAAAATTCTTTAAAATCTTGTTCAAATTGCATTCCTTTCCCTCCTCAACATTTTTAATCTCCATCAAGTAATCAAATTATGTTATTTGTAACTTGAATTAACTAACAGCAATATAATGGTATAATAATTTTGAACAAAATACAACTCACTTCCCCTGAACTGGATGCCAATAGAAATGCTGGAGGAGTTCCCAACCCTTCATCAAAAATATCTATGATTATCCTTTTGGCTCTTCAAATGGCCAAATTTGTTGTTTTCTGAAGATATCTGCATTATAATGTTTAAAATATATAAACACTGTACAGCGCGAAAGCGGTGCTAAGCGAAGCCAATCGCCTGAATAGTGACGCAGGGCAAGGCCTGCAATAGCGCGAAAGCGATGCGCATTTGGCAAACAGTGCGGAAATGCGGGGAGGAACCGAACGATGTTGAGATATTTGACTGCGGGAGAATCGCACGGCCCTCAATTAACAGCGATTGTGGAAGGGCTGCCAGCCAATCTTCCGTTCTCTGTGGAAAAAATTAACCATCAATTGTGGAGGAGGCAACAGGGGTATGGTCGCGGCGGCAGGATGCGGATTGAAACGGATCAGGTAAAGATCGGCAGCGGCGTACGTTTTGGAAAGACCATGGGAACTCCTGTCACATTGGTGATTGAAAACCGGGATTGGAAGAATTGGGAGCAGAGGATGTCAATTGAGGGGAATCCTCCGGCCGACCTTGAGGTGGTTACAAAGCCAAGACCGGGCCATGCCGACCTGGCAGGCGCCCTTAAATACGACCAAGAAGATATTCGCAATGTGCTGGAACGGGCAAGCGCCAGGAACACCGCCACACTGGTGGCTATTGGCGCAGTGGCGCGTCAACTGCTGGAACAGTTTAACATCCATGTTTACAGCCACGTCGTGGAACTGGGGCCGGTCAAAGTAGGAGCGATTTCCGGAACTATTGAAGACATTGCGGCCCGAGCCGAACAATCACAGGTACGGGTTGCCAATCCTGAGAAAGAAGAGGAAATCATTGAGCTCATTAAAAAGGTCCGGAAAGAAGGCAATTCCTTGGGGGGAATCTTTGAGGTTGTGGTCACGGGCGTTCCGGTTGGACTGGGTTCTTACTCAATGCCTGACCGCAAACTGGACAGTCGATTGGCGGGAGCCTTGATGGGGATTCAAGCGATTAAGGGAGTCGAGATCGGGTTGGGATTTGACGCTGCCAGAAGACTTGGTTCGGATGTGCATGATGAAATATTCTATTCGCAAGACAGAGGGTATTATCGCGATACAAACGGGGCGGGTGGACTGGAAGGCGGCGTCTCCAACGGTCAACCGATTGTGGTCCGGGCTGCCATGAAGCCAATTCCGACACTTTACAAGCCCCTTCGAAGCGTTGATATGGCAAGCAAAGATGCTTATGAAGCAAGCATCGAACGGTCCGATGTGTGTGCAGTGCCCGCTGCTGCAGTGGTGGGTGAAGCGGTGACCGCCTGGGTACTAGCACAATCTTTCCTTGAAAAGTTTGGCGGCGACTCCCTGGAAGAGATCAAGAATAACTACGGCAATTACCAAGCGATGGTGGCAAGAAGATGAGTCGGAAAGAGCGGAGAGTTCGGGTCGATCTTGCAGACAGGAGTTATGACATTGCCATTGGGGAGGGGTTGACAGGTCGTCTTGGAGAGCTTGCGTTGGAAGCGGGTGTGGGGACTTCGTCAAACTGCCTTGTCGTAACGGATGACAACGTCGCAAAAACAGGCCACCTGCGTAGAGCGGTTGACTCTTTGCAACGCTCGGGTTACAAGGTATTCGAGGCCATCATTCCCGCCGGGGAAGAATCCAAAAATCTCCGGAAAGCGGAACTCCTCTACGACAAGGCATTTGAAGCGGGATTGGATCGGAAGTCTGCCATCTTCGCCCTTGGCGGCGGCGTTGTTGGCGATTTGGCAGGTTTTGTGGCGGCTACCTACATGCGCGGTATAGTGTTTATCCAGGTTCCAACAACCCTGCTGGCCCACGACAGTTCTGTCGGTGGCAAGGTGGCTGTCAATCATCCCAAGGGAAAGAACGTGATTGGCGCTTTCCACCAACCCAAACTGGTTGTGTATGACATTTCCGCCTTGAACACGTTGCCGGAGAGAGAGATTCGCTCTGGATTGGCGGAAGTTATCAAGCACGGTCTGATATGGGATGCGGATTTCTATGAATGGCTCGAGTCCTCGACCGACAGAATCAAGGCGTTGGATCCGCAAATTATGGAGGACCTGCTGGCGAGATCCTGTTCCATTAAAGCGGCTGTTGTCGCTCAAGATGAGAAGGAGAACGGATTGCGGGCCATCCTGAATTTCGGTCATACACTCGGACATGCAATTGAGTCATTGTCCAAGTACGGAACTTATACCCACGGAGAAGCCATTTCCATCGGGATGGCGTTTGCCTCCGAAATGTCAGCTGAATTTGGCAGGATCAACCGTGACTCTGTGGAACGTATCTGCGGACTCCTCGAGCGGATCGGCTTGCCAACAGAAGTTCCGTTGGATCTGGATCCCAAAGAACTGTTGAACTCGATGAAACAGGACAAAAAGGCGACGGGGGGCAACCTTACATTCGTTCTTCTGTCAGAGATCGGAAGAGTGGAAGTTGTCAAGAACATAGACGAAGCGAAAGTGCTTGATTTGCTTTGTCGGTTGGGGAGGAAGTCGGTATGATCCGGGGCATCCGCGGTGCGACAACAGTGGAAGAAAATACAGAATCGGCAATCTATAAGGCAACGAGAGAACTGCTGGAGGAAATCATCTCCGTGAACCAGTTTCAACCTGAAGAGATTGCATCGGTGTTTGCAACGATGACAGAGGATCTGAATGCTGCTTTTCCCGCCATGGCGATCCGGTCCATTCCCGGATGGGAATTGGTGCCGATGATGTGTGCCAGGGAGATCCCGGTTCCCGGCAGTGTCACCATGTGTATTCGCGTAATGATTCATGTCAATTCCTCTTTGTCCCAGAGGGAAATCAAACATGTATATCTGGGGCGTGCTGCCAGTTTGCGCCCCGACCTCACGGACAAAAAGTAAATCTTGACGACCCTGCGGCCTCCGGGTACACTAGTTGTAAGATTTTGAGCGTGAGCAGAGTGAGCAAGCTTAGTTGAGCAGAGCACGAGACTGATGAGCAGAGAACTCGTTCCGGCGGGAATCAGATTTCCGTGACCGGCCATTTCGTCTGTGATTTGAGGTCAGAGCTTCGCTCTGGCCTTTTTGCTTAAACAGAATGCTGAGCACAGCGGAGAGAGGAGAGCGGAGTCATGAAAGAGATTCTGGCAAAATTGATTGAAGGAACAGATTTGACCGAGGCGGAAGCCGAGCAGGTCATGGATCAGATTATGGGAGGACAGGCAACGCATGCGCAGATCGCAGGTTTTTTAACCGCCATGCGGACGAAAGGCGAGACGGTGGAAGAGATTACAGGTCTTGTCCGCAGCATGCGAAGGCACGCCACCCCCGTTCTAACCGACTTCCAGACAGTAATTGACACCTGCGGTACGGGTGGAAGCGGCATCCCAAAATTCAATGTGTCTACCGCTGCTGCATTTGTTACGGCATCCGCCGGAGTACCCATTGCCAAACACGGCAACCGGGCGATGTCGGGCAAGTCAGGCAGTGCGGATGTTCTGCAGGCATTAAAGGTCAACATTGAATTGACCCCGCAGCAGGCTTTTACATGTTTGAAAGAAGCAGGAATCTGTTTCATGTTTGCCCCCTTGTATCATCAATCAATGAAGCATGCGGTTGGCCCGAGACGGGAGCTTGGCTTTAAGACGGTGTTCAATATTCTGGGGCCTTTGACCAATCCGGCCGGTGCCAAGCGGCAGGTTATCGGAACATTCTCCCCGTCATTGCCGGAAAAAATGGCCCGTGTGCTGCAAAGACTTGGTGCCGAACATGTACTGGTGGTCCATGGTTCAGACGGTCTGGATGAAATCACCGTTACGGGACCGACACAGGTGGCCGAGCTGAAAGAGGGCAAGATTCAACTTTTTGAAATTCATCCGGAAGAGTTCGGATTGAAAGTATATTCTCCCGAGCAAATTGCCGGCGGCACTCCTGACGTTAACGCAGATATTCTTCGCGGGGTCCTGAATGGCCGCAGAGGTGCGGCAAGGGACATCGTTGTGATAAACGCTGCAGCAAGTCTCTATGTAGCGGGACGGGCAGATTCCCTCAAGCAGGGAGTGGAGTTGGCTCAGGAACTGATTGATTCCGGCAAGGCCCGGGCAACTCTGGAGAGATTGATTGACGTTTCAAACCGGTTTGTGAAGGAGCTGGCATAAATGATTCTCGAACGCATCGTTGCAGTGAAGCGGCAGGAAGTGGCCCTTCTGAAGGAACATTTTGATCTCGCGAAAGCTGAATCAACCATTGCGAACTTACCGCCAGCCCGCGGGTTCGAAAATTCCCTCCGCTCTTCCAAAGATACAGTCGCTTTAATTGCTGAGGTTAAGAAAGCTTCCCCCTCAAAAGGGGTCATACGGGAAGATTTTGACCCGGTCCGGATTGCCTCCGAATACCAAGCTGCCGGTGCCAGCGCCATTTCGGTATTGACAGACGAACATTTTTTTCAGGGGCATAATCAGTATTTGAGCAGGATTCGCCAGTCCGTTCAGCTTCCCCTGCTGCGCAAGGACTTCATCATCGACGAACGTCAAATCTATGAAGCCCGTTTGATAGGTGCCGATGCCATTCTATTGATTGCCGGCATCTTGAACCTTGAAGAATTAAGGAAGTTTCGCCATCTTGCACAGGATTTGGGCCTGGACGCCCTTGTGGAAGTGCATGACCGGGATGAGCTTGTCAAGGCACTGGAGTCGGATGCCCGGTTCATCGGGGTCAATAACAGGGACCTGCGAACTTTCGAAGTGGATTTAAAAACTACAGAAGCACTGGCAGCCGAATTGCCCGATGATTGTTTGCTTGTCTCGGAAAGCGGGATCTTTACACATGAAGACGTTCAAGCCGTGAAGAAGGCAGGAGCGAAAGCCATACTGGTTGGCGAGTCGCTGATGCGACAGCCTGATATCCCTTTGGCCATTGATCGGCTGCTCGGCCGAAAGGTTGAAGCATGACACAGATCAAAATCTGCGGGTTAAAGACAAGGGAAGCGGTACTGGTTGCTGCGGAATCAGGGGTTGACTATATCGGTTTCGTGTTTGCACAGAGCAAGCGGCAGGTAACCGCCGAAGAAGTGCTGAAGTTTGCCGAAGGAATCCAGACTCCGAAGAGAGTCGGCGTGTTTGTGAATGAACCCTTTGACTCTTTGCTTACTGTCGGGGACATGGCTTGTTTGGATGTCTTTCAGTTACATGGTGCAGAAACGCCCGAGATCTGCAGCAGATTGAAGCGGGCATCGGGAAAACAGGTATGGAAGGCATGGCAGGTCAGGGGAAACGAACAGGATTTGGCGATTCGGGAGTATGCCGGAACCATTGATGCTTGCTTGTTGGATACTTTCCTGCCCGGAGCAGCGGGTGGAACGGGACAAACCTTCCAATGGAACGAGATAGAACGGTTTCGGAGCTTGTTGCCGGGTGTGCAATTGTTTGTTGCCGGCGGGTTGAATTCCGGGAATGTTGGAGAATTGCTGGAAAAGTATAAACCGGATGGGGTTGACGTATCGTCCGGTGTTGAGACAAACGGCGTGAAAGATATAGAGAAAATGCGGCTTTTTATTAGAAAGGTGAGGGAGAGAGACTGATGTATCCGGATGAGAAAGGACGTTTTGGCAAGTTTGGCGGGAAGTTTGTGCCCGAGACGCTGATGAACGCACTGGAACAACTGGAACAGGATTATAACCGGCTCCGTCAGGATCCTCAGTTTCAACGGGAACTGGCCAATTTGCTGACCGAATATTCCGGACGGCCCACTCCATTGTATTTTGCGGAGCGTCTGACCCGGGAACTGGGCGGTGCCAGGATTTATTTGAAACGGGAAGACTTGAATCATACGGGGGCCCATAAGATCAACAATACGCTGGGGCAGGGGCTGCTGGCGAAATACACCGGAAAAAAACGGGTAATTGCCGAAACGGGAGCCGGTCAGCATGGCGTGGCTACAGCGACGGTAGCGGCCCTGCTTGGACTGGAATGTACCGTCTTTATGGGGGAAGAGGATATCCGCCGTCAGGAACTGAATGTGTTTCGCATGAAGCTGTTAGGGGCTGAAGTGGTTCCTGCCAAGTCGGGCACCCGCACCCTGAAAGATGCTACGAATGAAGCCATTCGCCACTGGGTGGAACATGTGGAAGACACGTTCTATATCATCGGGTCGGTTGTGGGTCCTCACCCCTATCCGATGATGGTGAGAGATTTTCAACGAATCATCGGTGACGAGACGCGCCGGCAGTTTCTTGAGAAAGAGGGACGTTTGCCTGACGAGATTGTCGCTTGCGTAGGGGGCGGCTCCAACGCCATGGGCATATTTTACCCCTTCCTTAACGATCCGGTTAAGCTGACAGGAGTGGAAGCGGCAGGCCACGGCGTGGACACGGAGCAGCATGCGGCTACTATCAGCAAAGGACGCCCCGGCGTCATTCACGGGTCACTGACCATGCTGCTGCAGGATGAGTACGGGCAAGTTCTGCCTGCACACTCCATCTCTGCCGGTCTTGATTATCCCGGAATTGGACCGGAGCATGCACATCTTGCCGACAGTGGACGTGCCAACTATGTATCCATCACGGACAGAGAAGCTTTGGAAGGTTTGCAGACACTGGCGCGGGTGGAAGGAATCATACCGGCATTGGAAAGCGCCCATGCAATTGCCCATGTGCTGAAGGTTGCTCCAAAACTGCCGAAAGACTACGGGATGGTGATCTGCCTGTCAGGTCGAGGGGATAAGGATATGCACAGTGTCATGGGGTATTTGGGGGTGGAACAATGAGCCGGATTCAAAATGTTTTTGCCGACCTGAAAACAAAAGGGGAAACTGCTTTTATTCCCTTCATAACATTGGGAGACCCCGGTCTGGAATGGACGGAACGAATCGTAAGGGATCTGGAACGTGCGGGTGCGGATATCATCGAGTTGGGCATTCCTTATTCGGATCCCTTGGCGGACGGACCTGTGATTCAGGAAGCCGCTTTGCGGTCGTTAAATCAAGGCACGAAGCTTGTCGATGTCTTTCAACTGGTTGCCAAACTGCGTCAATCCGGTGTTGCCGTGCCGCTGATCCTGTTTACCTATGTCAATCCCGTCCTGCAATTTGGAGTTGAAAGGTTTTTTGCCGAGGCGGCCAAAGCGGGGGCGGATGGTGCCATCATACCGGACCTTCCTCATGAAGAAAGTGAAGAGGTGCGGATGGCTGCCGTGCGGCACGGAATTGACCTGATACCGCTGGTGGCTCCCACCAGCCGCCAACGGATTGAAAAGATCGCAAAAGATGCCGCCGGATTCGTATATTGTGTATCCTCGCTGGGCGTTACCGGGATGAGGAGCGAACTTTCCGCCGAGCTTCCGGAGTTTGTTGCCGGTGTCAGATCTGCCACTCCGCTTCCCGTTGCGGTAGGGTTTGGAGTCAGCACTCCCGAACAAGCTGCCCAAATCAAGCGGTATGCTGACGGGGTGATCGTCGGATCGGCTTTGGTCCGTAAGGTCAAACCGTTGGCGGACGCCGTTGCTGCAGGCAATCAAGCCGAAACGGAAAAAGCCTACGCGGAATTGATTCGTTTTGCGGCCTCTATGAAGGAGCCTTTGCGATCATGATTCATTTTAACAAAATTGTAATTGTGGGCTGCGGTCTGATTGGCGGATCCCTGGCCATGGCTTTTCGTTCCCATGGAATGGTCAACC containing:
- the trpB gene encoding tryptophan synthase subunit beta, which codes for MYPDEKGRFGKFGGKFVPETLMNALEQLEQDYNRLRQDPQFQRELANLLTEYSGRPTPLYFAERLTRELGGARIYLKREDLNHTGAHKINNTLGQGLLAKYTGKKRVIAETGAGQHGVATATVAALLGLECTVFMGEEDIRRQELNVFRMKLLGAEVVPAKSGTRTLKDATNEAIRHWVEHVEDTFYIIGSVVGPHPYPMMVRDFQRIIGDETRRQFLEKEGRLPDEIVACVGGGSNAMGIFYPFLNDPVKLTGVEAAGHGVDTEQHAATISKGRPGVIHGSLTMLLQDEYGQVLPAHSISAGLDYPGIGPEHAHLADSGRANYVSITDREALEGLQTLARVEGIIPALESAHAIAHVLKVAPKLPKDYGMVICLSGRGDKDMHSVMGYLGVEQ
- a CDS encoding M42 family peptidase; this translates as MKELIMKLATASGPAGAEKHIREILTELLEPYVDRIETDVLGNLIARKKGATNNSKTVLLEANMDEPGIMSIHVDPQGFIRIVPVGELSPVRLIGERVRFTNRLWGVVGVEGNKAPKDITFADLYVDIGAESQADAERRLPIGTAAVIDKGAFELGENRVAGKSLDNRVGCAVIVDVISKLGDCEHNLIVVLASQKEVGSRGIRTAAFNTNADFALSVGTAAAGDMPNAERSNLQLGRGPAIKVMDRGIVVPPAIKQILIDAAKRANIDFQLEISPEGTSDAGQILLTKGGIPTGAVSVPVRYRGTPAQVVDIRDVEQTSRLVLEALKKL
- the aroB gene encoding 3-dehydroquinate synthase; amino-acid sequence: MSRKERRVRVDLADRSYDIAIGEGLTGRLGELALEAGVGTSSNCLVVTDDNVAKTGHLRRAVDSLQRSGYKVFEAIIPAGEESKNLRKAELLYDKAFEAGLDRKSAIFALGGGVVGDLAGFVAATYMRGIVFIQVPTTLLAHDSSVGGKVAVNHPKGKNVIGAFHQPKLVVYDISALNTLPEREIRSGLAEVIKHGLIWDADFYEWLESSTDRIKALDPQIMEDLLARSCSIKAAVVAQDEKENGLRAILNFGHTLGHAIESLSKYGTYTHGEAISIGMAFASEMSAEFGRINRDSVERICGLLERIGLPTEVPLDLDPKELLNSMKQDKKATGGNLTFVLLSEIGRVEVVKNIDEAKVLDLLCRLGRKSV
- the aroH gene encoding chorismate mutase; translation: MIRGIRGATTVEENTESAIYKATRELLEEIISVNQFQPEEIASVFATMTEDLNAAFPAMAIRSIPGWELVPMMCAREIPVPGSVTMCIRVMIHVNSSLSQREIKHVYLGRAASLRPDLTDKK
- the trpC gene encoding indole-3-glycerol phosphate synthase TrpC, translating into MILERIVAVKRQEVALLKEHFDLAKAESTIANLPPARGFENSLRSSKDTVALIAEVKKASPSKGVIREDFDPVRIASEYQAAGASAISVLTDEHFFQGHNQYLSRIRQSVQLPLLRKDFIIDERQIYEARLIGADAILLIAGILNLEELRKFRHLAQDLGLDALVEVHDRDELVKALESDARFIGVNNRDLRTFEVDLKTTEALAAELPDDCLLVSESGIFTHEDVQAVKKAGAKAILVGESLMRQPDIPLAIDRLLGRKVEA
- the aroC gene encoding chorismate synthase — protein: MLRYLTAGESHGPQLTAIVEGLPANLPFSVEKINHQLWRRQQGYGRGGRMRIETDQVKIGSGVRFGKTMGTPVTLVIENRDWKNWEQRMSIEGNPPADLEVVTKPRPGHADLAGALKYDQEDIRNVLERASARNTATLVAIGAVARQLLEQFNIHVYSHVVELGPVKVGAISGTIEDIAARAEQSQVRVANPEKEEEIIELIKKVRKEGNSLGGIFEVVVTGVPVGLGSYSMPDRKLDSRLAGALMGIQAIKGVEIGLGFDAARRLGSDVHDEIFYSQDRGYYRDTNGAGGLEGGVSNGQPIVVRAAMKPIPTLYKPLRSVDMASKDAYEASIERSDVCAVPAAAVVGEAVTAWVLAQSFLEKFGGDSLEEIKNNYGNYQAMVARR
- the trpD gene encoding anthranilate phosphoribosyltransferase, with product MKEILAKLIEGTDLTEAEAEQVMDQIMGGQATHAQIAGFLTAMRTKGETVEEITGLVRSMRRHATPVLTDFQTVIDTCGTGGSGIPKFNVSTAAAFVTASAGVPIAKHGNRAMSGKSGSADVLQALKVNIELTPQQAFTCLKEAGICFMFAPLYHQSMKHAVGPRRELGFKTVFNILGPLTNPAGAKRQVIGTFSPSLPEKMARVLQRLGAEHVLVVHGSDGLDEITVTGPTQVAELKEGKIQLFEIHPEEFGLKVYSPEQIAGGTPDVNADILRGVLNGRRGAARDIVVINAAASLYVAGRADSLKQGVELAQELIDSGKARATLERLIDVSNRFVKELA
- a CDS encoding phosphoribosylanthranilate isomerase, producing the protein MTQIKICGLKTREAVLVAAESGVDYIGFVFAQSKRQVTAEEVLKFAEGIQTPKRVGVFVNEPFDSLLTVGDMACLDVFQLHGAETPEICSRLKRASGKQVWKAWQVRGNEQDLAIREYAGTIDACLLDTFLPGAAGGTGQTFQWNEIERFRSLLPGVQLFVAGGLNSGNVGELLEKYKPDGVDVSSGVETNGVKDIEKMRLFIRKVRERD
- the trpA gene encoding tryptophan synthase subunit alpha, which translates into the protein MSRIQNVFADLKTKGETAFIPFITLGDPGLEWTERIVRDLERAGADIIELGIPYSDPLADGPVIQEAALRSLNQGTKLVDVFQLVAKLRQSGVAVPLILFTYVNPVLQFGVERFFAEAAKAGADGAIIPDLPHEESEEVRMAAVRHGIDLIPLVAPTSRQRIEKIAKDAAGFVYCVSSLGVTGMRSELSAELPEFVAGVRSATPLPVAVGFGVSTPEQAAQIKRYADGVIVGSALVRKVKPLADAVAAGNQAETEKAYAELIRFAASMKEPLRS